The nucleotide window GCCTTTTTTAAAATCGtcctataattaaaattaattttaatagtatttaatattaaaaaataaataaaaatgcaaggAGAAAGCGATGGAGATGAGGAGGAGCGATCAGTGAAGTCAATATCaggaaaaaaaagaagaattacAACTCCAACAATAGATAAGTATAAGACATACACTAAAAATGGATATACAAGACAATATCCAGACAACAGCTCAAATGGCGACTTTGTGGTTTATTTAGAACATTTAGATAGAGAAATTAAACTTGGCAATATGAATCCTTTAAACCTctccaaatatttcaaaaatatcaagGGGGTTCATGAGAGAGCAAggattaattcaaataaaattaaaatatctttcaaaCAGGCAGCTTTAGCGAACGATTTTTTGAAATCCCGATGCTTATTAGAGCATAATTTAAGAGCATACATACCTGCATCCTCTGTGGAAAGGGTAGGGGTTATTAGATATATTCCGAAAGAAATAGGAAACAaggaattatttgaaaaaatttgcTGTGATAGAGACGTTGTTGGAATACGTAGATTCATGAAACGCGAAAAAGGTAATTTAATCCCATTATCAACCATATCAATAACATTTTCAGGTACTTCTCTacctgaatatattttattagacggATGGAGATATAAAGTACATACTTATATCCCTCCGttattacaatgttttaaatgCTTAAAGTTCAATCACTCAGCTAAAATATGTCGTAGTGAACAAGTTTGTTCTAAATGCTCTGAAAATCATTCATATAAAGATTGTAGTTCTGAAACGTTAAAGTGTACTAATTGCTCTGGAAATCATCTAGCTATTTCAAAAGATTGTCCAATAAAAGCAGCTAGAATATTAAAACATAGGCAATCTTATGCAATggctactataaataaagattttgtaAACTTTCCAGCTCTTCCTAAGAGTAGCATACAGAAATACACAGGAAAAGttgacagtaataaaaatatagaattaccTCATGTACCAACAAAAACAGATAACTTTAATATCTcagatattgtaaataatacaaaagtcATGAACTcgataataaaaacattagtaGCATTAGGAAATTCGGAATCAATTAAGACCACATCTCATATTaaggaaatttttattaaaaacttatctgAATAATGGATAGTTTAAAACTAGTACAACATAATatacaaagtattaataataaaaaacctttgttacaaacacttttatttgataatgaaatagatatatgtttattaaatgaaacATGGTTAAAAAGTTCCCATTCACACTTTTACATGCCtggatatgattttatttttaaaaatgctgAAAATGAACATGGCGGTGTagcctttttaattaaaagttctaTAAAATATGTCCAACTTTCAACTCCAAATTTCCAAGATGTTCAAACGATTGCCATTTCTGTTGATACAAAAGTCGGTCCTCTAACTATTCTATGTGTATATTGTccacctaaaaataaaattaatatttctaaattaaaaaatattataaccagTCTCCCTAAACCATACATAATATCAGGTGATTTCAATGCGCATCATGTAGCATTTGGATGCACTTTAACTAAAATTAGAGGTAAAAATCTATATGATTTAATAGATGATCTAAATTTGTGTATTCTTAATACTGGTAGTGCCACTACTGTACGTAGGCCAAATGACAACATATCTGCCATTGATGTTACTTTAGTTAGTCCAGAGTTAGCACCCATATGCGACTGGTATGTGGGTGAGGATCCATTAGGTAGCTATCATTACCCTacatttactaatataattgcATCTCCAAATACTTAtgactttaataaaaatgtaaataaatatatgtataataaggcTAATTGggaaaaatactattttctcTCAGAAAgtcatttcattaattttaagataaccAATGAAGATCCTGTAGGATCTTAcaacaaattttgtaatatcctaaataatttaaaagaggaATGTGTTCccaaattgaaatattacacaaaaaagaGAGATAATAAAGCCCCTTCCCCTTGGTGGAACGACATTTGTGCAAAGGCTGTAAATGATTGTAAATCAGCTTTATGTAATTACCGACGGaatttaaatatggaaaattatcttaactataaaaaaatggaaGCTACGAAAAAGAGGattattaaagaagaaaaaaggaaAAGTTGGAAAAATTTATGCACTTCATTTAATAGATACACTCCCATTAGCAATATatggaattttataaaaagatttaatcGCATAAAAATAGGTTCTAACAGTAGAAATGATAGTTTTATACCagacttttttgataaatatacaaagactGGAGTTGAAAATGATACttgtttagataatttatttgataaaacaaaagaagataaaaataatgaatttcttCTAAAACAGTTTAGTTGGGATGAATTTAATAGTGCTTTACAGTCAAGGAAAGATTCGACACCTGGTTTGGATGATTTTCcatatttaatgattaaaaagttacataaagtAGCACAATTAGTTCttctaaatatatacaatcTTTTATGGTCTTTTCAAATTGTTCCTGAATCGTGGAAAACACAATGTATTcttccaattttaaaaaataataaaccaattCAAGATCATAACTCTTATCGTCCTATCTCTCTCACTTCTTGCGTAGGGAAAATATTTGAACACATGATTAAAGTAAGGTTGGATTATTTTGTAGAAACAAATTCTTTATTACCTGATTATCAACTAGGTTTCAGAAAAGGTAAAAGTGCAGTTGAAGGCTTCGTTTCATTCATTGCTGACATCAAAAATTCTATCTTTGCTCACTCTAATGCAATATGTGTATTTCTGGATGTTGAGGGTGCATATGATAATGTGAACCTGTTTCAATTGATCAGAGTTTTGAGTGAATTAAAAATACCTGGAAAGTTATTAAAATGGatattcaactttttttataatcgcacagtatatgttaaatttaataatattatacatgggCCTAAGTATGCACATAAAGGATTAATGCAAGGTGCTATCTTATCACCAATTTTATACAATCTCTACACGTCTCAGATCCAAAATAATGTAagagaaaataatgtaaatatcctACAATATGCAGATGATTTAGTCGTGTAttctattaatcaaaatataaatatagctaaATGTAGTATAAACCAAGGTCTTAGTCAATTGCAAACTTTTTAccataataaacttaaattaaatattaattctaccAAAAGTTCTGTTATGTTATTCGGAAAATCAAATTGTAATGTTCAagttacatataataatgaaaacatCCCTATTGTAAAGGAACAAAAATTCCTTGGTgtaattatagataataaacTTAAGTTTAATAGCCATATTGATTGTATATGTAAAAGAGCTTATAAAAGAAtcaatatattaagatatttagcAGGAGTTTTTTGGGGTGCTGATGCAAAGAttctaagtattttatataaaagcatAGTAAGAAGCCACTTTGACTATAGTTGTATTGCCTATATAAATGCTAGACCATCTCTGCTAAAGAAACtagatattattcaaaatagggCATTAAGAATAATTACGGGAGCTATGAAATCTACACCAATTAACTCAATGGAAATTGAAACAGGTATTCCTCCTCTAATATTAAGACGCTTGATGTTAGCTCagaaattttgtctaaaaatgcTTGCAATAAACTCTTCTTTACCTGTTAGGAAGTTAACGTTAGTAGAAGAATTATCGAGTTGTATAATGTcttctacaaatattattaacgcTCAATCAATAAATTCTGCAATGCTTCCGCAAATGTCAGCTATTTTACATTTAACGATAAATATCTCAAAATCTGTCTATTCTAGCTCTCTATGGCCTATTTATGGATATAAATTTGAAAGCATTtgggaaaaaaaatttacaattattctcGATATCAATAGTAAAACAGAACTGCTTAGAATATTAGatcataaaaaagatttttataaaatttatacggatGGATCCAAAAGCACCCAAGAAGTTAAAGCAGCTTATTTCGACAGTAATTTAGGCtgtacaaaatgtattttactaaACAACAATTGTTCAATTTTTACTGCAGAATGTTACGCAATTTATATggcattattatatgtaaattccAGTAGTAATGTtagaaatgttattattattagcgaTAGCAAAAGCGCTTTATTAGCTATAGACAGttgtaaattaacatttaaaacaaattatttagtatttaagatTAGAAATTTACTGTACAATTTAAATGCGAGAAATGTTTACGTTGAGCTAGCCTGGGTACCCTCCCACAGAGGAATATCTGGTAATGAAAAAGCTGATCAAGCTGCAAAAAGTGGATATGATGAGGACCATAGAGATGTTGTTAAAACACCTTTCTCAGATTACTTTCCAATCATTAAAGACGGAATTAATATACTTTGGAGAGATTATTGGACCATAACAAAACAGAATAAAGGACAATGGTACGCTAAAATTCAAAAAGACTTCAATACTAAGCCCTGGTATAACATCGTCAGCTGTGAATCAAGAAAATTTATCTCCATAATTAATAGaatgagatttggacattgtcTAATTCCCTCTCatcttttcaaattaaaaattattcaagatCCTAAATGTACTAAATGCAGTGAGCCATACGCCGATATAAaccacattatttttaaatgcgaGTCATTGAAGTTGCATAGATTAATCCTGGCTTCGGATATAGATAAAATTTgctcagaaaataaaataaatactcccCGCCGCCCAGAAGAAATATTAGCCAACCCAagattttttaaaccattattCAAGTTTATATGTTCGACAATAGAGAAGatataataaggaaaaaaaaaactgaagtgtagaagtttttgtttataattatatacataataaaatagtaaaaatttgtaCAGTTTAGAGCGAAGGACTCGAATCCAGctctcaataaatttaaaaaaaaaaaaaatcttctctCTTGGTGGATTCTCTTTTTTGGCGGGAAGAGAAACGCGCCTTTTTTAAAATCGtcctataattaaaattaattttaatagtatttaatattaaaaaataaataaaaatgcaaggAGAAAGCGATGGAGATGAGGAGGAGCGATCAGTGAAGTCAATATcaggaaaaaaaagaaaaattacaacTCCAACAATAGATAAGTATAAGACATACACTAAAAATGGATATACAAGACAATATCCAGACAACAGCTCAAATGGCGACTTTGTGGTTTATTTAGAACATTTAGATAGAGAAATTAAACTTGGCAATATGAATCCTTTAAACCTctccaaatatttcaaaaatatcaagGGGGTTCATGAGAGAGCAAggattaattcaaataaaattaaaatatctttcaaaCAGGCAGCTTTAGCGAACGATTTTTTGAAATCCCGATGCTTATTAGAGCATAATTTAAGAGCATACATACCTGCATCCTCTGTGGAAAGGGTAGGGGTTA belongs to Melitaea cinxia chromosome 17, ilMelCinx1.1, whole genome shotgun sequence and includes:
- the LOC123661688 gene encoding uncharacterized protein LOC123661688 — its product is MQGESDGDEEERSVKSISGKKRRITTPTIDKYKTYTKNGYTRQYPDNSSNGDFVVYLEHLDREIKLGNMNPLNLSKYFKNIKGVHERARINSNKIKISFKQAALANDFLKSRCLLEHNLRAYIPASSVERVGVIRYIPKEIGNKELFEKICCDRDVVGIRRFMKREKGNLIPLSTISITFSGTSLPEYILLDGWRYKVHTYIPPLLQCFKCLKFNHSAKICRSEQVCSKCSENHSYKDCSSETLKCTNCSGNHLAISKDCPIKAARILKHRQSYAMATINKDFVNFPALPKSSIQKYTGKVDSNKNIELPHVPTKTDNFNISDIVNNTKVMNSIIKTLVALGNSESIKTTSHIKEIFIKNLSE